GGAGCCGTTGACCTCAAAGGTCACTTCAAACTTGCCATACTGCTCAACCCGCGCCGCGCCCGCCCGGACGTTGGCGATGACCAGCCTTTCCTGCGCCTGGCCCGCGAGCAGCCATGGCCATGGCAGCACCGCAATGCTTATGACAAGGGCAAGAGCAAGGATTAGCAGACGTCTGCCCATAGTTTCCGCTTCTTTCCAGACAGACAGGGGCGCGGGGAAACCCAGTTTCCCCATCCTTCTCTAACCAGACAAGGAAAGAGGCTTCGTGGGAGGGCAAACCTCTCTCGGACCCCCCCACGGTCCGGGCAGGCCCCCACGATACGATGGCGCACGGCACCCTGTTAATGGCCCGCCGGAGCGGGCGGTCGGGATAGGCTGCACAGGCGGGCAGCGGTAGTTCGTTCATTGGCGCTCCTCTCCGGCGGCGGCGGCAGGAGGAACCAGAGGCAGTATACTCCGCCGGGAACCGCTTGAACGAGAAGAAATGACCACCGTGCCGTGGCGGTATGGTCCTCACCCTCCTCCCGGCTCCCTCTCTCTCCACCTGCGGTGGAGAGGGAGGGAGAAAAGCGACCTCCTCCCGCCCATCAGAGGGGGGTGGGGAAACCGGGTTTCCCCACGCCCCCGCTCGTCGAGGCTCTGGGAGCGGGAGGGGGAAAGCGACCTCCTCCCGCCCATCAGAGGGGGGTGGGGAAACCAGGTTTCCCCACGCCCCCGCTCGTCGAGGCTCTGGGAGCGGGAGGGGGAAAGCGACCTCCTCCTGCCGATCACCGAATCCAAAGGAGTATGGGGAAACGAGGTTTCCTGACGCCCCTGCTCGTCAAGGGTCTGGGAGGGCGACGCCTTCCCAGACCTTCCTTGACAATGACTTTGCACACACCGCAAGATGCGGTACCATGTCAGCCAACGGACCTGTCAGGGAAGGATCAGGTAGTGTGAACAACTCGCTCAGTTTTCTAACCGGGCTGGCCGTCGGAGTCGGGCTGACGTTCGCCGCCCGTGATCTCGCGCCGGCCCTGGCGCCCCATGCCCGCACGTTGACCAAGCGCGGGCTGAAACTGGCCGTGCTGGGCTTCGAGCGGGGTCGTGAGGCCCTGGCGCTCACCGCCGAGTCGCTCAGCGATCTGCTTGCCGAGGTCCAGGCCGAGTTGCAGGCGGAACGGGCTATGCCCCGGCCGGCGCCAGCAAACAACGGCGGCGACCTGCTGGCCGAACTGCTCGCCGATGAGCAGCCGGCCGATGTGACGCCCGAAGCCTAGCGCCGCTCCAGGCGACTCGCCCGGACGCCAGCGCGAGGACGAGCTGGTCCGGATGCACTACGCCCAAGTTGCTCATCGCGCCCAGGGGGGACGCTATGTTTTTCCAGGCGACTCGTTCGGACCACAGCGCGGAGGTGAGCATGGCCCAATGCACCATAAGCCAGCTACAATCGTAAATCCGCAATCCAAAATCCGCAATCAAACGCTCCGGGGGGTCGCTATGCTGCCAGTAGCCTTTGTCGCCCACCAGGCCGGCGAGCGGCTGCGCCTGCGCATTCCGGCGCGCAAGGGTGACGCCGCCTTCTTCGAGCGCGCCGAGCGCGATCTCGCCGCATGTCCTGGGGTAGCCTACGCCGAGGCCAATCCGCTGACTGCCAGTATCCTGCTGCACTTCCATGGCGACCTTGATGAACTGGCCAGCGCCGCCAGCGCGAGCCAGCTCTTCACCCTCGAACCGCCCCGAATGCCGGAGTATTCGGTGCTCGATGTGGTGGCAGATCGCATTGATCGCCTTGAACATGCGATCAAGCACCGCACCCAGGGCGCGCTGGATCTGGAGACGATCCTGTTCCTGGGGCTGGTAGGCGCGGGGGTGGTGCAACTGGCCCGCGGCCAGGCTCTCGGTCCGGCCAGCACCCTGCTCGCCAATGCCGCTACCATCCTGGCCGTGCATCGCAATCGCCGTAACCGTGGGTGATATCTGGGGGAACCCCGTAGCAACCCTCCGGGTTGCGCTCGAAGGAAATGCCCCCCGCCTGATGCGAGGGTTTAGAATGTCCGCGCCCTCCCGGGGAAACTGTTCGTATGCGGCGCAGCCGGGTAAGCTTGTATGAGTGGAGTACCATCCCAGCGGGCCGGTGACTGCGGCATGGCCGAATTGAGCGCCTTGCTTGAAGAGGTCTTCGCCGGCGGGGGAACGGCGCGCACCCTGCTGGTGGCGCTGACCACGCTGCCCTGCCGCACCATTCCGGGCCACGTGTTTCGCGCTGCTCTCGACCAGTATGGCCTGCGCGCGACGTTTGACACCATCCTCCAGGATCGCCAGGTGATCGAGGCCCTTGAGTCGGTGCATCTCCCCACCGACGGCGAGACCCGCACAGTGCTGCTGCGCCTGACCCGCCCGCTCACCCTGTACCAGCGCCTGGGCGTGGGGCGTATGCGCCTGCACGTCAACCGCGAACTGCTGCTGGCGATTGATGACCGCAATGAGGTTTCCCTGCGCCGGGGCGATATCCGCATGTCCTGGATGCGGATGAACGAGGAGGTGCTGGTGCGGCTGCGGCGGGCGCGCGATCGCTCCGGCGCACCGGTGGATATGCTGGCCGTTTCCGCTGGCCACGTCATCAGCCAGACCTATCCGCTGGACGTGATCACCCTGCCGCCGCGCGTCGCGCGCGAGCGTGTGGCAGCGGAAGCGCCGCCGGCACCGGCGCCGCTGCCTGTTGCGCTGCCGGGGCCGGTCATCTCCCCCGCGCCATCCCCGGCGCTCGTTCTGCCCGCCC
This DNA window, taken from Chloroflexaceae bacterium, encodes the following:
- a CDS encoding DUF5132 domain-containing protein; the encoded protein is MNNSLSFLTGLAVGVGLTFAARDLAPALAPHARTLTKRGLKLAVLGFERGREALALTAESLSDLLAEVQAELQAERAMPRPAPANNGGDLLAELLADEQPADVTPEA